In Myxococcales bacterium, a single window of DNA contains:
- a CDS encoding site-specific DNA-methyltransferase has translation MGRPRTRARTAQDGNDGEERERGERALGAATPHVARSEVRLCWPGRDDGARAEAPPADLHVVERHREAPDVRLAHGDALALAGALTREGLAGRVDLVYLDPPYFSDADYSLEARLDGTADGRTRRAPAYGDRWARGGPAGSGGLAAYLGMLAPRLEALAALLAPTGTFWVHLDWRASYLVRVLLDEIFGKDAFLNEIVWKRAPNLGRQAASGQFGRTLDTLVVYGGPDARLVPPTRPEPIARGAVRFDAEGRAFTTAPRGDYTDASVERLEAEGRIFRAPSGKVYVKYFLQGDEETGYVRERRVDALWNDIPPLRHAAASERTGYPTQKPVALLERVLLSGSPPGGLVVDAFAGSGTTGEAALRTGRRAILGDGGAVAIATARARLLRAGARLEVSRDAALPAMDALPVVATAERGARGEAIVRLVEPEEPLAWAIDPAPTALFPFSPTWHSERSLGKRVTPAARETTVAWAGGPLAVQVYADDGRVGHARLEVRR, from the coding sequence GTGGGCAGACCGCGAACGCGCGCGCGCACGGCGCAGGACGGGAACGACGGGGAGGAGCGGGAGCGCGGGGAGCGAGCGCTCGGCGCCGCGACCCCTCACGTGGCGCGTTCGGAGGTTCGGCTCTGTTGGCCTGGCCGTGACGACGGCGCGCGGGCCGAGGCGCCGCCCGCCGACCTCCACGTCGTCGAACGACACCGCGAGGCGCCGGACGTGCGGCTCGCCCACGGGGACGCCCTCGCGCTCGCGGGCGCGCTCACGCGCGAGGGGCTCGCGGGCCGTGTAGACCTCGTGTACCTCGATCCGCCCTATTTTTCCGACGCGGACTACTCCCTCGAGGCTCGTCTCGACGGCACGGCGGACGGCCGCACGCGGCGCGCGCCGGCCTACGGCGACCGGTGGGCCCGCGGCGGCCCAGCGGGCTCGGGCGGGCTCGCGGCGTATCTCGGCATGCTCGCGCCGCGCCTCGAGGCGCTCGCCGCCCTCCTCGCGCCTACCGGCACCTTCTGGGTGCATCTCGACTGGCGGGCGTCCTACCTCGTGCGCGTGCTCCTGGACGAGATCTTCGGTAAAGACGCGTTCCTCAATGAAATCGTATGGAAGCGCGCCCCTAATCTCGGGCGTCAGGCGGCGAGCGGCCAGTTCGGTCGAACCCTGGACACCCTCGTTGTCTATGGGGGTCCCGACGCGCGGCTCGTACCGCCGACGCGGCCCGAGCCGATCGCGCGGGGCGCGGTGCGCTTCGACGCCGAGGGCCGCGCGTTCACCACGGCGCCGCGAGGCGACTACACCGACGCCTCCGTGGAGCGGCTCGAGGCCGAGGGGCGAATCTTCCGCGCACCCTCGGGCAAGGTCTACGTGAAGTACTTCCTCCAGGGCGACGAGGAGACCGGGTACGTCCGCGAGCGACGCGTCGACGCGCTCTGGAACGACATCCCGCCGCTCCGTCACGCCGCCGCGTCCGAGCGGACCGGCTACCCCACGCAGAAGCCGGTCGCCCTCCTCGAGCGCGTACTGCTCTCCGGATCCCCGCCCGGGGGCCTGGTGGTCGACGCGTTCGCCGGTAGCGGTACGACCGGGGAGGCGGCGCTTCGCACCGGCCGTCGCGCGATCCTCGGCGATGGGGGCGCGGTGGCGATCGCGACGGCGCGGGCGCGCCTGCTGCGCGCGGGCGCTCGCCTCGAGGTCTCACGCGACGCGGCGCTGCCCGCGATGGATGCCCTCCCGGTCGTCGCGACGGCCGAGCGAGGCGCGCGCGGCGAGGCCATCGTTCGCCTCGTCGAGCCCGAGGAGCCGCTCGCCTGGGCCATCGATCCGGCGCCCACGGCGCTCTTCCCGTTCTCGCCGACGTGGCACTCCGAGCGCTCGCTCGGCAAGCGGGTCACGCCCGCTGCGCGCGAGACCACGGTCGCGTGGGCGGGCGGTCCATTGGCGGTGCAGGTCTACGCCGACGACGGCCGCGTCGGGCACGCGCGGCTCGAGGTGCGACGATGA
- a CDS encoding HD domain-containing protein, with product MILRDPVHGLVAFETDEERIVEELMDTAEVQRLRRIRQLGVASMAFPGGEHTRFAHAVGTAYVMKQLLVRLRRIHEELPYWQRITTDLGRDALAAALLHDVGHGPLSHLFEDAIPGCTNHEVWTERIVMAPETDVHRVLARHDPGMPARVAALVRGEHPLGYLAKAVSGTLDVDRCDYLLRDAHATGVRYGLYDLDWLLRSLRFAPSPADGSAPRLAVDGAKGLPAIEAFILARLFMFQQVYLHKATRSAEWMIRAILARASALVADGVRLPGTPRAIALSASGAPPSLDDYLALDDGVLWVALQAWEEADDPPLADLCRRVRRRRLHKTIELFGEQALPGAREEALEIARGIAVARGFDPSVHVGLDSATVTPFGGEAEPLRVVFAKGPARPLSEVSFLLARLAGQVLERVRIVLAPELRSEVTQALGLA from the coding sequence ATGATACTCCGCGATCCGGTCCACGGCCTCGTCGCGTTCGAGACCGACGAGGAGCGCATCGTCGAGGAGCTGATGGACACCGCGGAGGTGCAGCGGCTCCGGCGTATCCGGCAGCTCGGCGTCGCGTCGATGGCGTTCCCCGGCGGTGAGCACACGCGCTTCGCGCACGCCGTGGGCACGGCGTACGTCATGAAGCAGCTGCTCGTGCGCCTGCGGCGCATCCACGAGGAGCTCCCGTACTGGCAGCGAATCACGACCGACCTTGGCCGCGATGCGCTCGCCGCGGCCCTCCTCCACGACGTGGGTCACGGCCCGCTCTCGCACCTGTTCGAGGACGCGATCCCCGGCTGCACGAACCACGAGGTGTGGACCGAGCGCATCGTGATGGCGCCCGAGACCGACGTCCACCGCGTGCTCGCCCGCCATGATCCGGGCATGCCCGCGCGCGTGGCGGCCCTCGTGCGCGGCGAGCATCCGCTCGGCTACTTGGCCAAGGCCGTCAGCGGCACGCTCGACGTCGACCGCTGCGACTACCTGCTCCGCGACGCTCACGCGACGGGGGTGCGCTATGGGCTCTATGACCTCGACTGGCTGCTCCGGAGCCTGCGCTTTGCGCCCTCGCCAGCGGACGGCTCCGCCCCGAGGCTCGCGGTCGATGGCGCGAAGGGGCTGCCCGCGATAGAGGCGTTTATCCTCGCGAGACTGTTCATGTTTCAGCAAGTGTATTTGCACAAGGCCACCCGCTCGGCCGAGTGGATGATCCGCGCGATCCTCGCTCGCGCGAGCGCCCTCGTCGCCGACGGCGTGCGCCTCCCGGGCACGCCCCGCGCGATCGCGCTCTCGGCGAGCGGCGCGCCGCCTTCTCTCGACGACTACCTTGCCCTCGACGACGGCGTGCTGTGGGTGGCGCTCCAAGCGTGGGAGGAGGCCGACGATCCGCCGCTCGCGGATCTCTGCCGCCGGGTGCGCCGCCGGCGCCTCCACAAGACCATCGAGCTGTTCGGCGAGCAGGCGCTGCCGGGCGCGCGCGAGGAGGCCCTCGAGATCGCTCGCGGCATCGCGGTGGCGCGGGGCTTCGATCCGAGCGTCCATGTGGGCCTCGACTCGGCGACCGTCACGCCGTTCGGCGGTGAGGCGGAGCCGCTTCGCGTGGTCTTCGCGAAGGGGCCGGCGCGCCCCCTCTCCGAGGTGTCCTTCCTGCTCGCCCGCCTCGCCGGTCAGGTGCTGGAGCGCGTGCGCATCGTGCTCGCCCCCGAGCTCCGGAGCGAGGTCACGCAGGCGCTGGGGCTCGCGTGA
- a CDS encoding glycerate kinase: protein MSALRARARRLTAVAVVLGLAGASRVAHAGGDTSYGRVEGDLELAPGAGVTVASYGVRPTLDLRARYLSMAGVFVTYEDSLQRAADPARQVATGVELRPLFVVRWLQGLESGSPTLDLLVDSFGLELGAFFAQPPAAGFGARMGVQASLGLELPLFAHAEGLFLTAHGGAPLRPLGVGGVVRRARARARGVPHARPRVARDRLRRDPAMKRSWRSSPLLEVALAALSEYAPDALVRRALARPRGAVAGDGPVVVVAVGKAATPMAEAALDALGTRVRRALVVHPEGARGPVARRGLTVCAAPHPVPDARSVDAAERALRLVAGAKCPVLVLLSGGASSLLAAPAQGLSFQQKRTVVASLLSSGAPITDINLVRRHLSRVKGGGLLRAAYPSPVHTLIVSDVIGGRRTDVGSGPSLPSPAGLRAAQRAIARWLGSWPGGIPLSACVGPRDREAALATSELLLSPELFARRVATRLTQRLAPSQLTVGDPLVGDVDEAAAWLTTASRALERGEVRVFPSECTLRLPQLASQRGRGGRASHLAARVGPRLPAGVSLLCLATDGVDGASGHAGAWVRREDFPSAPRVRAALRAFDTGALHEALGTSVAVPKGHNLADLVVLARDPAR, encoded by the coding sequence GTGAGCGCACTGCGCGCGCGTGCGCGCCGTCTCACCGCAGTCGCCGTCGTGCTCGGGCTGGCGGGGGCGTCGCGCGTCGCCCACGCTGGCGGCGACACGAGCTACGGGCGCGTCGAGGGCGACCTCGAGCTCGCGCCGGGCGCTGGGGTCACGGTCGCGTCGTACGGGGTACGGCCGACGCTCGACCTGCGAGCGCGGTACCTCAGTATGGCCGGCGTCTTCGTGACGTACGAGGACTCGTTGCAGCGCGCGGCCGACCCCGCTCGGCAGGTCGCGACCGGGGTCGAGCTTCGACCGCTGTTCGTCGTTCGCTGGCTTCAGGGGCTGGAGAGCGGGAGCCCCACGCTCGACCTGCTCGTCGACTCGTTCGGCCTTGAGCTCGGCGCCTTCTTCGCGCAGCCGCCCGCGGCCGGGTTCGGCGCGCGAATGGGAGTCCAAGCGAGCCTCGGGCTCGAGCTCCCGCTGTTCGCCCACGCCGAGGGCCTCTTTCTCACCGCGCACGGGGGTGCGCCTCTCAGACCGCTGGGTGTCGGAGGCGTCGTTCGCAGGGCCCGAGCGCGAGCGCGCGGCGTTCCTCACGCTCGGCCTCGCGTGGCACGAGATCGCCTTCGCCGGGATCCTGCGATGAAGCGCTCCTGGAGGTCGTCGCCGCTGCTCGAGGTCGCCCTCGCGGCCCTCTCCGAGTACGCGCCCGACGCGCTCGTCCGACGCGCGCTCGCGCGGCCGCGAGGCGCCGTCGCCGGGGACGGCCCGGTGGTGGTCGTGGCCGTGGGGAAGGCGGCCACCCCGATGGCCGAGGCGGCCCTCGACGCGCTCGGCACACGAGTACGCCGCGCTCTCGTCGTGCACCCCGAGGGCGCGAGGGGGCCCGTCGCGCGCCGCGGGCTCACCGTGTGCGCGGCTCCTCACCCCGTTCCCGACGCGCGCAGCGTCGACGCCGCGGAGCGCGCGCTCCGCCTGGTGGCGGGCGCGAAGTGCCCCGTGCTCGTGCTCCTGTCCGGCGGGGCCTCGTCGCTCCTCGCGGCCCCCGCGCAGGGGCTGTCGTTCCAGCAGAAGCGCACCGTGGTGGCGTCGCTGCTCTCGTCGGGCGCGCCCATCACGGACATCAACCTCGTGCGGCGCCACCTCTCGCGCGTCAAAGGGGGCGGGCTCCTGCGCGCCGCCTATCCGTCCCCCGTCCACACGCTCATCGTGTCCGACGTGATCGGGGGCCGAAGGACCGACGTGGGCTCGGGGCCTTCGCTCCCGTCCCCCGCCGGTCTCCGCGCCGCCCAGCGAGCCATCGCGCGGTGGCTCGGCTCGTGGCCGGGAGGCATCCCACTCTCGGCCTGCGTGGGCCCGCGCGACCGCGAGGCGGCCCTCGCCACATCTGAGCTCCTGCTGTCGCCGGAGCTCTTCGCGCGCCGGGTCGCCACGCGGCTCACGCAGCGCTTGGCCCCTTCGCAGCTGACGGTGGGCGACCCCCTCGTGGGCGATGTCGACGAGGCGGCGGCTTGGCTCACCACGGCGTCGCGCGCCCTCGAGCGCGGCGAGGTGAGGGTGTTCCCGAGCGAGTGCACTCTGCGCCTGCCCCAGCTCGCGTCGCAGCGGGGCCGAGGCGGCCGGGCCTCTCACCTGGCCGCCAGGGTTGGCCCGCGACTGCCCGCCGGAGTCTCCCTGCTGTGCCTCGCGACGGACGGCGTCGACGGCGCGAGCGGCCACGCGGGCGCGTGGGTGCGACGCGAAGACTTCCCCTCGGCGCCTCGCGTGCGAGCGGCCCTCCGGGCCTTCGACACTGGCGCTCTCCACGAGGCGCTCGGCACCTCGGTGGCCGTGCCCAAGGGCCACAACCTGGCCGACCTCGTGGTGCTCGCGCGCGATCCTGCGCGGTGA
- a CDS encoding biopolymer transporter ExbD, which produces MANQAPAARPVLVPQKAASMATYKRELRKAIRKNSAEPEINFLNITAMLDMMTIILVFLLKSMSSQSASLPKSQDLTMPNSLLTTEASQDGLAVLVSKSSIIVDDAEVCKVPADATHGVEARYKRNGPNDLFIQPLAASLQQWRERDRQIRLATGKDASSSEAILIVDKDTPYRLLVEVLFTLGQAEFAKFHLMVMQAPKK; this is translated from the coding sequence ATGGCCAATCAAGCCCCCGCCGCCCGACCCGTGCTGGTGCCGCAGAAGGCCGCCAGCATGGCGACCTACAAGCGCGAGCTCCGCAAAGCGATCCGGAAGAACTCCGCCGAGCCAGAGATCAACTTCCTCAACATCACCGCGATGTTGGACATGATGACGATCATCCTCGTCTTCTTGTTGAAGAGCATGAGCTCGCAGTCGGCGTCGCTCCCGAAGTCGCAAGACCTGACGATGCCGAACAGCCTCCTCACGACGGAGGCCTCGCAAGACGGCCTCGCCGTGCTGGTCTCGAAGTCCTCGATCATCGTCGACGACGCTGAGGTCTGCAAGGTGCCGGCGGACGCCACCCACGGCGTCGAGGCGCGCTACAAGCGGAACGGGCCGAACGACCTGTTCATTCAGCCGCTCGCGGCCTCGCTCCAGCAGTGGCGCGAGCGAGACCGCCAGATTCGCCTCGCGACCGGCAAGGACGCGAGCTCCAGCGAAGCCATCCTCATCGTCGACAAGGACACCCCGTACCGCTTGTTGGTCGAGGTGCTCTTCACGCTCGGCCAGGCCGAGTTCGCGAAGTTCCACTTGATGGTGATGCAGGCTCCGAAAAAGTAG
- a CDS encoding biopolymer transporter ExbD, translating to MAEVPEKLSASQRAKVRRLSQPKELAPDEEGGELNIVPFLDIVTNVLMFVLATISVTFTATIDSYPPRAGGGARAPTTKTLSLTVIIVNEGFSIKAAGGNVAPGCADTGPGIAIPKKGSEYDYDGLRSCAAKLKASSPDFANEEQVTVSANPNIPYQTVIGAIDYLRDAPNPQDPTKTMKLFPEINFGLAR from the coding sequence ATGGCGGAGGTCCCCGAAAAGCTAAGCGCGTCGCAGCGTGCGAAGGTGCGCCGCCTCTCTCAACCGAAGGAGCTTGCTCCTGACGAAGAGGGTGGCGAGCTCAACATCGTCCCGTTCCTCGACATCGTCACGAACGTTCTCATGTTCGTGCTCGCGACGATCTCCGTGACGTTCACCGCGACTATCGACAGCTATCCGCCGCGCGCGGGAGGCGGGGCGCGAGCGCCAACGACGAAGACCCTGAGCCTCACGGTCATCATCGTGAACGAGGGGTTCAGCATCAAGGCCGCGGGCGGCAACGTGGCCCCTGGCTGCGCCGACACGGGGCCTGGCATCGCCATCCCGAAGAAGGGCAGCGAGTACGACTACGACGGGCTGCGCTCGTGCGCGGCGAAGCTGAAGGCCTCGTCTCCGGACTTCGCGAACGAAGAGCAAGTGACCGTCAGCGCGAACCCCAACATCCCCTACCAGACGGTCATCGGCGCCATCGACTACCTCCGTGATGCGCCCAACCCGCAGGACCCCACCAAGACCATGAAGTTGTTCCCCGAGATCAACTTCGGCTTGGCAAGGTAA
- a CDS encoding MotA/TolQ/ExbB proton channel family protein — protein MMEAFKENPVFLSFNLVVSAIVLAVVVERAVFQLGKYRVNSKEFFAQIKKLVTAGNIDRAIKLCDAGDFPTLQLVKAGLTSASKGPDEIDAAMSEKISDLKPAVEKRIGSLWSLANIATLIGLLGTVVGLIHTFAAVADPNLSAADRQRVLANGIAEAMYNTAMGLGIAVTCMIAHLVLHQRAKNITHDLEATQERVFNLLTIQTRSGNY, from the coding sequence TTGATGGAGGCGTTCAAAGAGAACCCCGTCTTCCTGTCGTTCAACCTGGTGGTGAGCGCCATCGTGCTCGCGGTCGTCGTCGAGCGCGCCGTGTTCCAGCTCGGTAAGTACCGGGTCAACTCCAAGGAGTTCTTCGCGCAGATCAAGAAGCTCGTCACCGCGGGCAATATCGATCGCGCGATCAAGCTCTGCGACGCGGGCGATTTCCCGACGCTGCAGCTCGTGAAGGCCGGCCTGACCAGCGCGAGCAAGGGTCCGGACGAGATCGACGCGGCGATGAGCGAGAAGATCAGCGACCTGAAGCCCGCGGTGGAGAAGCGCATCGGCTCTCTCTGGTCGCTGGCCAACATCGCGACCCTCATCGGTCTGCTCGGCACCGTCGTTGGCCTCATCCACACGTTCGCCGCCGTCGCCGATCCCAACCTGTCCGCCGCCGATCGCCAGCGCGTCCTCGCGAACGGCATCGCGGAGGCCATGTACAACACGGCGATGGGCCTCGGCATCGCGGTCACGTGCATGATCGCGCACCTGGTGCTCCACCAGCGCGCGAAGAACATCACGCACGACCTCGAGGCGACCCAAGAGCGCGTGTTCAACCTGCTCACGATCCAGACCCGCTCTGGGAACTACTGA
- a CDS encoding MotA/TolQ/ExbB proton channel family protein codes for MAGMWKHFQEGGKMMWVILFWSMVTIGIIIERAIYLYGSSINKDVFLATMQKCILAGDVAKAVKMCSAANAPLARIVQAGLVKVNRPDEEVQAAMDEAALREIPKIAKRTGYLALMANLSMLTGLLGTVAGLITSFGAVSGESVDPSQKARILAEGISEAMNCTAFGLIVALMGLIGFAVLNGKTQQLEDDINEASVQVLNLVVTNRQKVNLSA; via the coding sequence ATGGCTGGCATGTGGAAGCACTTTCAAGAGGGCGGGAAGATGATGTGGGTCATCCTCTTCTGGTCCATGGTGACGATCGGCATCATCATCGAGCGCGCCATCTATTTGTATGGATCGTCCATCAACAAGGACGTCTTCCTCGCCACGATGCAGAAGTGCATCCTCGCGGGTGACGTGGCGAAGGCCGTCAAGATGTGCTCGGCCGCGAACGCGCCCCTCGCGCGCATCGTCCAGGCGGGTCTCGTCAAGGTGAACCGCCCCGACGAAGAGGTCCAGGCCGCGATGGACGAGGCCGCCCTCCGCGAGATCCCCAAGATCGCGAAGCGCACCGGCTACCTCGCTCTCATGGCGAACCTCTCGATGCTCACGGGCCTCCTCGGCACCGTCGCCGGCCTCATCACGAGCTTCGGCGCCGTCTCCGGCGAGAGCGTGGACCCGAGCCAGAAGGCCCGCATCCTCGCGGAAGGCATCAGCGAGGCCATGAACTGCACCGCGTTCGGCCTCATCGTCGCCCTCATGGGCCTCATCGGGTTCGCCGTGCTCAACGGCAAGACCCAGCAGCTCGAGGACGACATCAACGAGGCGAGCGTCCAGGTGCTCAACCTCGTGGTCACGAACCGCCAGAAGGTCAACCTCAGCGCGTGA
- a CDS encoding biopolymer transporter ExbD, with protein sequence MAGVDVGGGGGKGRRAMDSEVNMIPFIDLLMVTISFLLITAVWSQMARLNADAQVPGPPRPDEQVTVEPEKQLHVHMNDPNNFKLVWKQGGTVVNTTDVPRKDNVQKEGSTKVVRYPELAAKIEAEWKTTGTHREGSDKKFDQAVLHTDNETQYVYLVGAIDAIYKAKRDYTVGGKAEKVPAFNVTFAVN encoded by the coding sequence ATGGCAGGCGTAGACGTAGGCGGTGGGGGCGGAAAAGGCCGACGAGCGATGGACTCGGAGGTCAACATGATTCCGTTCATCGACCTCTTGATGGTCACGATTTCATTCCTCCTCATCACGGCCGTCTGGTCGCAGATGGCGCGCTTGAACGCGGACGCGCAGGTGCCCGGCCCGCCGCGACCGGACGAGCAAGTGACCGTCGAGCCCGAGAAGCAGCTCCACGTTCATATGAACGACCCGAACAACTTCAAGCTCGTGTGGAAGCAGGGCGGCACGGTGGTGAACACCACCGACGTGCCCCGCAAGGACAACGTCCAGAAGGAAGGCTCCACCAAGGTGGTCCGCTATCCCGAGCTGGCGGCGAAGATCGAGGCCGAGTGGAAGACCACCGGCACGCACCGCGAGGGCTCGGACAAGAAGTTCGACCAGGCCGTGCTGCACACCGACAACGAGACCCAGTACGTCTACCTCGTTGGCGCCATCGACGCGATTTACAAGGCGAAGCGCGACTACACCGTTGGCGGCAAGGCCGAGAAGGTGCCCGCGTTCAACGTCACGTTCGCGGTGAACTGA
- a CDS encoding biopolymer transporter ExbD yields the protein MHFIPLKFVQHKVTGGGKRSIAAALSLTSMIDFLVVTVVFLLMTFSASGETTVAKGVTLPKAENTLDMIDAPLVAIAGSQILVDGNLAGNTRAIEDSKRLQRIDELFNVLKGKRELWKQLHPNKEFPGVVVLQIDQDVPAIVVKSVFQTAAFSGYPNVSFMVNMIPKEK from the coding sequence ATGCACTTCATCCCCCTCAAGTTCGTCCAGCACAAGGTGACGGGCGGGGGCAAGCGCTCGATCGCGGCGGCGCTGTCGCTCACGAGCATGATCGACTTCCTCGTGGTCACCGTCGTCTTCCTCCTCATGACGTTCTCCGCGTCGGGCGAGACCACGGTCGCGAAGGGCGTCACGCTGCCCAAGGCGGAGAACACGCTCGACATGATCGACGCGCCGCTCGTCGCGATCGCCGGAAGCCAGATCCTGGTCGACGGCAACCTCGCGGGGAACACCCGCGCGATCGAGGACTCCAAGCGCCTCCAACGCATCGACGAGCTCTTCAACGTGCTGAAGGGCAAGCGCGAGCTCTGGAAACAGCTCCACCCGAACAAGGAGTTCCCGGGCGTGGTCGTCCTCCAGATCGACCAGGATGTGCCCGCCATCGTCGTGAAGAGCGTCTTCCAGACGGCGGCCTTCTCGGGCTACCCAAACGTGAGCTTCATGGTGAACATGATCCCGAAGGAGAAGTAG